A DNA window from Taeniopygia guttata chromosome 8, bTaeGut7.mat, whole genome shotgun sequence contains the following coding sequences:
- the WLS gene encoding protein wntless homolog, giving the protein MAGAIIENMSTRKLCIVGGILLVLQVIAFLVGGLIAPSPTTAVPYMSVKCIDVRKNHHKTKWLMPWGPNHCKKLKDFDEAVSRQIEANDIVFAVHIPLPSKEMSPWFQFMLFIMQLDIAFKMDNDLKENAEITLDVSLAYRDDMFDDWEEIAHAIEIRKLKCTFGSPKTVESEGRHYDCDFLPFMEIGSVAHKYYLINIRLPVNDRKGINVGIGEIKDIRLVGIHQNGGFTKVWFAMKTFLTPSILIIMVWYWRRITLMTRAPVLLEKVIFALGISMTFINIPVEWFSIGFDWTWMLLFGDIRQGIFYAMLLSFWIIFCGEHMMDQNERNRLSGYWKQVGPIAVGSFCLFVFDMCERGVQLKNPFYSIWTTEVGTELAMAFIIVAGICLCLYFLFLCFMVFQVFRNISGKQSSLPAMSKARRLHYEGLIFRFKFLMLITLACAAMTVIFFIVSQVTEGHWKWGDMTIQVNSAFFTGIYGMWNLYVFALMFLYAPSHKNYGEDQSNGDLGVNSGEELQLTTTITHVDGPTEVYKLARKEAQE; this is encoded by the exons ctcccagccccacgaCAGCTGTTCCCTACATGTCAGTGAAGTGCATTGATGTGAGGAAGAACCACCACAAAACCAAGTGGCTGATGCCCTGGGGACCCAACCACTGCAAGAAGCTGAAGGACTTTGACGAGGCGGTGAGCCGGCAGATCGAGGCCAACGACATCGTGTTCGCTGTGCACATCCCGCTGCCCAGCAAGGAGATGAGCCCCTGGTTCCAGTTCATGCTCTTCATCATGCAGCTGGACATTGCCTTCAAGATGGACAACGACCTCA AGGAAAATGCAGAGATCACCCTGGATGTGTCGCTGGCCTATCGTGATGACATGTTTGATGACTGGGAGGAAATAGCACATGCCATAGAGATCAGGAAGCTGAAGTGCACCTTTGGCTCTCCAAAA ACCGTGGAGTCCGAGGGCCGTCACTACGACTGCGACTTCCTGCCCTTCATGGAGATCGGCAGCGTGGCACACAAGTACTACCTCATCAACATCCGCCTGCCCGTCAACGACAGGAAGGGCATCAACGTGGGCATCGGCGAGATCAAGGACATCCGCCTCGTG GGCATCCATCAAAACGGAGGCTTCACCAAGGTGTGGTTTGCCATGAAGACCTTCCTGACGCCCAGCATTCTGATCATCATGGTGTGGTACTGGAGGAGGATCACGCTGATGACGCGCGCCCCCGTCCTGCTGGAGAA GGTCATCTTTGCTCTTGGAATTTCCATGACGTTCATTAACATCCCCGTGGAATGGTTTTCCATTGGATTTGACTGGACTTGGATGCTGCTCTTTGGAGACATTCGACAGGGCATCTTCTATGCCATGCTGCTCTCGTTTTGGATCATCTTCTGCGGGGAGCACATGATG GACCAGAACGAGCGGAATCGGCTCTCGGGCTACTGGAAGCAGGTTGGACCCATCGCTGTGGGCTCCTTCTGCCTCTTCGTCTTCGACATGTGCGAGAG GGGAGTGCAGCTCAAGAACCCCTTCTACAGCATCTGGACCACCGAGGTGGGCACGGAGCTGGCT ATGGCCTTTATTATAGTCGCAGGGATCTGCCTGTGCCtctattttctcttcctgtgtTTTATGGTCTTCCAAGTGTTCAGAAACATCAGTGGGAAGCAGTCGAgcctccctgccatgagcaaGGCTCGCCGCCTTCACTACGAG GGGCTGATTTTTAGGTTCAAGTTCCTGATGCTCATCACCCTGGCCTGTGCAGCCATGACCGTCATCTTCTTCATCGTGAGCCAG GTGACAGAAGGCCACTGGAAGTGGGGGGACATGACAATCCAAGTGAACAGCGCCTTCTTCACGGGCATCTACGGGATGTGGAATCTCTACGTGTTTGCCCTCATGTTCCTGTACGCGCCATCCCACAAGAACTACGGTGAAGACCAGTCCAATG GTGACCTGGGGGTGAACAGcggggaggagctgcagctcaccaccaccatcacccACGTGGATGGGCCCACGGAGGTGTACAAGCTGGCTCGGAAGGAGGCTCAGGAGTGA
- the DIRAS3 gene encoding GTP-binding protein Di-Ras3, translating to MPEQSNDYRVVVFGAAGVGKSSLVLRFVRGTFRETYIPTIEDTYRQVISCDKSICTLQITDTTGSHQFPAMQRLSISKGHAFILVYSVTSRQSMEDLHPIFDEICQIKGDIQKIPIMLVGNKSDDTQRELDASEGQALASKWKCAFMETSAKMNYNVQELFQELLNLEQRRTISLQVDGKKSKQQKKKDKLQGKCSVM from the coding sequence ATGCCTGAGCAGAGCAATGATTACAGGGTGGTGGTGTTCGGAGCAGCGGGGGTCGGCAAAAGCTCCCTGGTCCTGCGCTTTGTAAGGGGCACTTTCAGGGAAACCTACATCCCCACCATCGAGGATACGTACCGGCAGGTGATCAGCTGTGACAAGAGCATCTGCACCCTGCAGATCACGGACACCACGGGCAGCCATCAGTTCCCTGCCATGCAGCGGCTCTCCATCTCCAAAGGGCATGCCTTCATCTTGGTGTACTCCGTCACCAGCAGGCAATCCATGGAGGATCTTCACCCCATCTTCGATGAGATTTGTCAGATCAAAGGCGACATCCAGAAAATCCCGATAATGTTGGTGGGGAACAAAAGTGACGACACGCAGAGGGAGCTGGATGCCAGCGAGGGGCAAGCGCTGGCCAGCAAGTGGAAGTGTGCCTTCATGGAGACCTCAGCCAAAATGAACTACAACGTGCAGGAGCTCTTCCAGGAGCTCTTGAATCTGGAGCAGAGGAGAACTATCAGTCTCCAGGTGGATGGAAAGAAAtccaaacagcagaaaaagaaagataaactGCAAGGCAAATGCTCTGTTATGTGA